In the Leishmania panamensis strain MHOM/PA/94/PSC-1 chromosome 30 sequence genome, one interval contains:
- a CDS encoding zinc-finger protein, conserved (TriTrypDB/GeneDB-style sysID: LpmP.30.2320), translated as MSARVITCGICFNVLNQPLTLECNHSFCAKCIRIRLAESGNSGLQCPLCGTSHTELHSHNLAQYADHEAEVYVEMLSRDMPDRPTCQWCETTTAKVQCGECRCVYCEECSIAVHRNSAKRDHAIGKLSESSRNFMRRCQLRGHEEYRAEFFCSQCRQICCAYCLQVGPHRDHLHVTVAAAAAEARQQLSRDMQSLVEVKHRLEQQAAEMNRVSVLYTDTYDAVENTVTERFETFKQQLMQRELEVRRTLTKLRDSGDATLTASRQQYLDKLNNINATLLQFRSIQNSGTDDEVLQRHSQLGNCLNTDLPAVTGSGFKVVDLGEMTLTSLGIDLDLQTVEHNQHILPRLNRSARLKDASKMSINSGASVFSFAGNRLSMPLRLTFPVDDDVEATVLAEGVRLRCVARGGGATQIGVRSKEMFRTLLGQFPEDRGVVSWQVRLDSISDSFIGVVEKPSQAAQVPEGFYWKPTCAGVTDGRIGRYTSAVCHLPVCRNGDHVRFVYDGDEGSLRVVINDRDDCGVVVADLHPRIAACFIFYPSESLTVLF; from the coding sequence ATGTCTGCACGTGTCATCACGTGTGGCATCTGCTTCAATGTGCTGAACCAACCGCTAACACTCGAGTGCAACCACTCTTTCTGCGCCAAGTGCATCCGCATACGACTGGCCGagagcggcaacagcggcttGCAGTGCCCACTATGCGGTACGTCTCACACCGAACTCCACTCGCATAACCTCGCCCAGTACGCAGACCACGAGGCGGAGGTGTACGTTGAGATGTTGTCACGCGACATGCCCGATCGGCCGACATGCCAGTGGTGCGAGACGACGACGGCTAAAGTGCAGTGCGGTgagtgcaggtgtgtgtacTGTGAGGAGTGCTCCATTGCGGTGCACAGGAACAGTGCCAAACGTGATCATGCCATTGGCAAGCTTAGCGAGTCGAGTCGCAACTTCATGCGTCGATGTCAGCTGCGCGGGCATGAGGAGTACCGAGCCGAATTTTTCTGCTCCCAGTGCCGACAGATTTGTTGCGCCTACTGCCTACAGGTTGGACCGCATCGCGACCACCTGCACGTAACGGtagcggcagccgctgcagaggcgcgGCAGCAACTGTCGCGTGACATGCAATCTCTCGTCGAGGTGAAGCACCGACTTGAGCAACAGGCGGCAGAGATGAATCGCGTCTCGGTGCTCTACACTGACACCTATGATGCTGTTGAGAACACGGTGACAGAACGCTTTGAGACGTtcaagcagcagctcatgCAGCGCGAGTTGGAGGTACGGCGCACCCTGACAAAACTTCGCGATAGTGGTGATGCCACCTTGACAGCGTCGCGACAGCAATACCTCGACAAGCTAAACAACATCAACGCGACTCTCCTGCAGTTTCGCTCGATTCAGAACAGCGGCACAgacgacgaggtgctgcagcggcactcACAGTTAGGCAACTGCCTCAATACCGATCTTCCTGCCGTGACTGGGAGCGGCTTCAAGGTGGTTGACCTGGGCGAGATGACTTTGACAAGCCTCGGCATTGATCTAGATTTGCAAACAGTAGAGCACAACCAACACATCCTTCCTAGATTGAACCGATCTGCCAGGCTTAAAGACGCAAGCAAAATGTCCATCAATAGTGGTGCCTctgtcttctccttcgctggCAATCGTCTCTCTATGCCCCTCCGACTCACATTCCCTGTTGACGACGATGTGGAGGCGACCGTACTAGCGGAAGGAGTTCGACTGCGCTGTGTcgcgcgcggcggtggcgctacGCAGATTGGGGTACGCAGCAAAGAGATGTTCCGCACACTCCTTGGGCAGTTCCCAGAGGACCGCGGTGTGGTATCGTGGCAGGTGCGTCTCGACTCCATCTCTGACTCCTTCATAGGCGTGGTCGAAAAGCCATCGCAGGCAGCTCAGGTGCCGGAGGGGTTCTACTGGAAGCCAACCTGCGCCGGCGTGACTGACGGCCGAATCGGCCGCTACACCTCTGCAGTGTGCCACCTTCCTGTATGCCGTAACGGCGACCACGTTCGCTTCGTGTACGACGGTGATGAAGGCAGCCTTCGAGTTGTCATCAACGACCGTGACGATTGTGGCGTCGTGGTGGCGGACCTGCACCCccgcatcgctgcctgctTCATCTTCTATCCCTCTGAGTCTCTCACCGTCCTCTTCTAG
- a CDS encoding hypothetical protein (TriTrypDB/GeneDB-style sysID: LpmP.30.2290), with the protein MPSPVAHSAFGADDFKIDSRFLSHMAFLCSPDKPVETSTVVGKYAVSEICVSQAEMADMKMYLDTLRSPGQEQYVSKVAAEMRKAAAKSCNRALAEAADALQEEFSHLKSVFFMRLRSFLVLSVETHKVLGRVVTFPGQISDDYGNNLEEHSENGISPGRVACAHFAESLPTMYIGHSQGSAMAQLCACASGRQAIIFDGATLSELLVHNAVQQKCVRWEPMEDGEKEWHIIHYRTGAFATKQDATVKVTVAAARKIEAEERALQAAAAAEKEAEARAKGEAVNKSAETEGKEVEMWFKKCEWNLIGGIIPQVAQTRFSRTGRYNAKALSDMIVDSTVVMQPAHNPYVCGQSS; encoded by the coding sequence ATGCCCTCTCCTGTCGCCCACAGCGCCTTCGGCGCTGATGACTTTAAGATCGATTCCCGCTTTCTCTCGCATATGGCCTTCCTCTGCTCTCCGGACAAGCCGGTGGAGACGTCAACTGTGGTTGGCAAATATGCCGTGAGTGAGATCTGCGTTTCTCAGGCAGAGATGGCCGATATGAAGATGTACCTGGACACGCTCCGCAGCCCTGGCCAGGAGCAATATGTTAGCAAGGTGGCAGCGGAAATGCGTAAAGCCGCGGCAAAGAGCTGCAACAGAGCTCTTGCCGAGGCTGCGGACGCTTTGCAGGAGGAGTTTTCTCACTTGAAGAGTGTCTTCTTCATGCGCCTGCGATCTTTCTTGGTGCTTTCCGTGGAGACGCACAAAGTGTTGGGTCGCGTGGTAACGTTTCCGGGTCAGATCTCCGACGACTACGGCAACAACCTTGAGGAACACTCGGAGAACGGCATCAGCCCGGGTAGGGTGGCCTGTGCCCACTTTGCCGAGAGCCTGCCCACCATGTACATCGGCCACTCCCAGGGTTCGGCGATGGCCCAGCTTTGCGCCTGCGCATCTGGGCGCCAGGCCATCATCTTCGACGGCGCGACGTTGTCAGAACTGCTGGTGCACAACGCTGTGCAGCAGAAATGTGTGAGGTGGGAGCCGATGGAGGAcggggagaaggagtggCACATCATCCACTACCGCACCGGGGCGTTTGCCACGAAGCAGGACGCCACAGTCAAAGTCACTGTCGCCGCGGCGAGGAAGATCGAGGCCGAGGAAAGGGCTCTCcaggctgccgccgccgccgagaaGGAGGCTGAGGCAAGAGCGAAGGGTGAGGCTGTAAACAAATCGGCTGAGACGGAGGGCAAAGAGGTGGAAATGTGGTTTAAGAAGTGCGAGTGGAACCTGATCGGCGGCATTATTCCTCAAGTGGCGCAGACTCGGTTTTCCCGCACCGGTCGCTACAACGCCAAGGCGCTCAGCGACATGATTGTGGACTCTACCGTTGTTATGCAGCCTGCACACAACCCCTACGTCTGTGGACAAAGCAGCTGA
- a CDS encoding zinc-finger protein, conserved (TriTrypDB/GeneDB-style sysID: LpmP.30.2300) encodes MPFRFRLYNPPCDATSLSLVDTEALYNADGTSTRDIKEATIHEMGWHPVQLPKDWFRSHQALDTTRQLLEAMQCTIQYLRHCRKSEERRAQQVTAQLRRCEEERAAAFEALIELRETVALYKQQSRDVGPVQQRARSPPSRATLSRERHMVRSRGTESTTRQQACSFCANVYPSWRALDSHIRKRHKRSEGCVAMSATSAPLSLEVQKQQEHPKATTRAPTLAHQTPSDSLFVGNAPPVLHEAGRKWDDCSLREEISELRMSMAKLIEQQAMLYRGLSPSYVAAVPQQSADEAATAAAVVASTGPLPDLQQHGSGSHEEEDILLRIQRDLLHTGTQLQQLQRAFESESAARGCGATDARDTLNLRDDLSHSEQRRQQLDSLKVPLGVRAVQELNPQNILHPPSLTESGHNAGAVRRRESVGDSLVIVSPITPLGAVTATSHHALGNQEGTTPALAQKHVRAATCTVSESLHSNLSGPCSPSETRRPTGAVGTTLPSPLSALGIHVSSGGGDSAAAAAAARRHENVTPQSTSHFPPSDSSVNAGNQSASREPETPTPLLPSSSFRGHLPWIEPDSATARIGTEDAVSANRYGSAPRVEATSWACGGLLLGAKLEVPEKRKAFSTSTRQDAMPSPNITAAGREVNSKSGLVTATSTGAPQRCDIMRSSEAISPGEACGRSSSTMQVLQVGVDTVHFAPSQLKVTQDKGQSGTHVPPREKPPPVTQTALTPAPNISGSVPSLGSTVADADRLQCLHAEAHGCIATGAGVAKRSSVGNVSESPPSRPRVPTVRVEESLVSTEQPACYSARKVIPVVHLVPEAPSELGNVLPQDPEKRRQEPMHGDALSPSAVSLPPMLGLDGHFQHRMLPEEPQRRGGNEDSRERKTDSKEAYSYSVEVQPLEALTQDDAVDGLFSTRFDATMEEGSNMRDDGLGGLVMEDVSNDELADAAPHAAEKVRSSQLSTFGDAGVDGKVEAHRVTSCSFPGPTEGGKQTPSQADSPPMESVSEGYSYYTYSYSYSDDKEEAIVASQETNAVEFCIDDVRQKNPQASSISEGAAVGRSGLPFRADVTPAAHDTEALKFGTVKAQRQDVRTASAERQKKSDQSVKGNARQPTSQQEAPSRRQRAPANVNRGGGQVSDEVATVPLRKFSSLFAPESQQVLKKPKGLFTRLFSKKGK; translated from the coding sequence ATGCCATTTCGCTTCCGCCTCTACAACCCACCTTGCGatgccacctctctctccctcgtcgaTACCGAGGCTCTGTACAACGCCGACGGCACCAGCACGAGGGATATAAAGGAGGCGACCATTCACGAGATGGGCTGGCACCCCGTTCAGTTGCCGAAGGATTGGTTTCGCTCACACCAGGCACTTGACACCACCAGGCAGCTTCTCGAAGCGATGCAATGCACCATTCAGTACCTGAGGCACTGCCGAAAaagcgaggagaggcggGCGCAACAAGTGACTGCGCAGCTTCGACGGTGCGAGGAAGAGCGCGCAGCGGCCTTTGAAGCGCTCATAGAGCTCCGCGAGACTGTAGCACTGTACAAGCAGCAGTCCCGTGACGTCGGaccggtgcagcagcgtgctaGATCGCCTCCATCGCGTGCAACTCTGTCCAGGGAGAGACACATGGTCCGTTCACGGGGAACTGAAAGCACAACGAGACAGCAAGCGTGCAGTTTCTGCGCAAACGTGTACCCAAGCTGGCGCGCACTCGATTCGCACATCCGCAAGCGCCACAAGAGGTCAGAGGGGTGCGTGGCCATGTCAGCCACCtccgcgcctctctctctggaggTGCAAAAGCAGCAGGAACATCCCAAGGCCACAACACGAGCTCCCACACTGGCGCATCAGACACCATCTGATAGTCTTTTCGTAGGCAACGCCCCTCCGGTGCTGCACGAGGCTGGCAGAAAATGGGACGACTGTAGCTTGCGGGAGGAGATCAGTGAGCTGCGCATGTCAATGGCAAAGCTCATTGAGCAGCAAGCAATGCTGTACCGTGGCTTGTCACCGTCCTatgtggcagcggtgccgcagcagtcAGCAGACGAggcagccacggcggcggcggtagtggCAAGCACCGGTCCCCTTCCTGACCTGCAACAGCATGGTAGCGGTTCgcatgaggaggaagacatCCTGCTTCGTATTCAGCGAGACCTGTTGCACACCGGCACCCaacttcagcagctgcagcgcgccttCGAGAGTGAGAGCGCGGCGCGCGGATGTGGCGCCACAGATGCTCGTGACACCCTCAACTTGAGAGACGACCTGTCGCACAgcgagcagcgacgccagcaGCTTGATTCCTTAAAGGTGCCGCTAGGTGTGCGCGCTGTCCAAGAGCTAAACCCGCAAAACATTCTGCACCCCCCTTCACTTACCGAAAGCGGTCACAATGCTGGCGCGGTACGGCGACGAGAAAGCGTAGGGGACAGCCTCGTAATTGTTTCCCCTATCACTCCCCTGGGAGCGGTGACAGCAACGTCGCACCATGCGCTGGGGAATCAAGAAGGTACGACTCCCGCACTCGCACAGAAGCACGTGCGAGCGGCAACGTGTACTGTGTCAGAAAGTCTACACAGCAACCTCAGCGGCCCCTGCTCCCCTTCCGAAACGCGGCGACCAACTGGCGCGGTTGGCACGACgttgccctctcccttgtCCGCACTGGGCATTCATGtaagcagcggcggcggtgacagcgctgctgctgctgctgctgcgcgacgccaTGAAAATGTCACTCCACAGTCGACTTCCCACTTCCCGCCCAGTGACTCAAGCGTCAACGCCGGCAATCAGTCGGCGTCACGGGAGCCTGAGACCccgacaccgctgctgccgagctcTTCCTTCCGAGGTCACTTACCGTGGATCGAGCCCGActcggcgacggcgcgcATTGGCACAGAAGATGCGGTGTCGGCAAATCGCTACGGCTCTGCACCACGTGTGGAGGCCACGTCATGGGCATGTGGAGGCCTCCTTCTCGGCGCAAAACTAGAGGTGCCGGAGAAGCGAAAGGCGTTTTCAACTTCAACAAGACAAGACGCGATGCCGTCGCCAAACATCACAGCAGCCGGAAGAGAAGTGAACTCAAAAAGTGGACTTGTCACTGCCACGTCAACTGGAGCACCACAGCGTTGTGATATCATGAGGAGCAGCGAGGCAATATCGCCGGGGGAGGCGTGCGGAcggtcgagcagcaccatgcaggtgctgcaggttGGGGTGGATACGGTGCACTTTGCACCGAGCCAGCTGAAAGTGACACAGGATAAGGGACAGAGCGGTACCCACGTACCACCCCGCGAGAAGCCACCGCCGGTGACTCAGACCGCACTAACGCCGGCGCCAAATATATCTGGCAGTGTACCCTCCCTTGGCAGTACTGTGGCGGACGCTGACCGACTACAGTGCCTGCATGCGGAGGCGCACGGCTGCATAGCGACCGGCGCCGGAGtggcgaagcgcagcagcgttggTAATGTGAGTGAGAGTCCACCGAGCCGACCGCGAGTCCCCACGGTGCGAGTCGAGGAGTCGTTGGTGTCGACCGAACAACCTGCGTGCTACTCTGCACGGAAAGTGATTCCAGTCGTGCACCTGGTGCCGGAGGCGCCATCTGAGCTAGGTAACGTATTGCCACAGGATCCGGAAAAACGGAGGCAAGAGCCCATGCACGGTgacgcgctctctccctctgcagtCTCCTTGCCGCCGATGCTCGGGTTGGACGGCCACTTTCAGCACAGGATGCTGCCCGaggagccgcagcgccgtggtGGCAATGAGGACAGTCgcgagaggaagacggaCTCGAAGGAGGCCTATTCCTACTCTGTCGAAGTGCAGCCACTCGAGGCTTTGACGCAGGATGACGCCGTCGATGGACTCTTTAGCACTCGCTTCGACGCCACcatggaggagggcagcaatATGAGAGACGATGGCTTAGGCGGCCTTGTCATGGAGGATGTGTCAAACGATGAGCTCGCGGATGCCGCCCCTCATGCAGCAGAGAAGGTACGCTCATCGCAGCTATCCACTTTCGGCGACGCAGGCGTGGACgggaaggtggaggcgcatCGCGTCACGAGCTGCAGTTTCCCAGGGCCGACGGAGGGTGGCAAACAGACCCCAAGTCAAGCAGACTCGCCACCTATGGAGTCAGTATCGGAGGGTTACTCCTACTACACGTATTCTTATTCGTACTCGGAcgacaaggaggaggcgattgTAGCTTCTCAAGAAACGAATGCTGTTGAGTTTTGCATTGACGATGTCAGGCAAAAAAACCCGCAAGCGTCTTCCATCTCAgagggtgctgctgttggtcGGTCGGGGCTTCCTTTTCGCGCAGACGTGACGCCTGCGGCGCACGACACGGAGGCGCTGAAATTTGGAACAGTTAAGGCACAACGACAGGACGTCCGTACGGCAAGCGCagaaaggcaaaagaagTCAGACCAAAGCGTCAAAGGCAATGCGAGACAGCCAACCAGTCAGCAAGAGGCGCCGTCACGGAGGCAGCGGGCACCCGCCAATGTAaaccgaggaggagggcaagtCAGCGATGAAGTCGCCACCGTTCCGCTGCGCAAATTTTCGTCTCTGTTCGCCCCGGAATCCCAGCAGGTGCTGAAGAAGCCGAAAGGCCTCTTCACAAGGTTATTTTCCAAGAAAGGCAAGTAA
- a CDS encoding ADP-ribosylation factor-like protein (TriTrypDB/GeneDB-style sysID: LpmP.30.2330), with product MLRGLRSRMKRENEPRVLILGLDNAGKTTILNKLGVSEKHPVEAPEGPTQGFNVIDVNRGGKCAKLCDLGGQRVLREFWEDYYANTDCIMYVVDSSDQRRLHEAHEVFVDVVKGVPSVPVLVLANKQDLATAKNPQMVAEALELSDYRDRRWHIQGCSAKSGDGLEEGVAWIFEACNVK from the coding sequence ATGCTCCGCGGTCTGCGCAGTCGCATGAAGCGCGAGAACGAGCCTCGCGTTCTGATCCTAGGGCTTGATAACGCGGGCAAGACAACAATTCTGAACAAGCTAGGTGTGTCTGAGAAGCACCCGGTAGAGGCACCTGAGGGGCCGACGCAGGGATTCAACGTCATAGATGTGAACCGCGGCGGCAAGTGCGCCAAGCTCTGCGATTTAGGTGGTCAGCGCGTCCTGCGCGAGTTCTGGGAAGACTATTACGCGAACACGGACTGTATCATGTATGTCGTCGACTCCTCCGACCAGCGGCGCCTGCACGAGGCGCATGAAGTATTTGTTGATGTTGTGAAGGGTGTGCCGAGCGTGCCTGTCCTGGTGCTGGCAAACAAGCAAGACTTGGCCACCGCTAAAAATCCGCAAATGGTGGCCGAAGCGCTGGAGCTGAGCGACTACCGAGACCGCCGCTGGCACATTCAAGGGTGTAGTGCGAAGTCTGGAGACGGTCTCGAGGAGGGCGTTGCGTGGATCTTCGAGGCCTGCAATGTCAAGTAG
- a CDS encoding hypothetical protein (TriTrypDB/GeneDB-style sysID: LpmP.30.2340), protein MSAHDSSAVVLIARMNDIERQRRLLNMSQREQEAKITFATAEKEQLMQAVTTAGDEEVQLKEDLEVLATEQQQLELQKMEAIDRLRKTQEEEALHTAAVEADLQRLTKEKALWQERAQELESLRRSWEEDEATSACIAALRQESETLALLKVEKTTVEDEVAKTTAAIEKVRAVQPGRLACVDPIGAPAGAVQVAGLARTLASMRDSALSEGNSATVATHDTAAALEEEIKRADYEATQAAARHGRTIAALQREVDALSTRASELQQLFSSIGASWQDVLSRMQELQQCKGSGICRRCLT, encoded by the coding sequence ATGTCCGCGCATGACTCCTCGGCGGTGGTCCTCATCGCCCGCATGAATGACATtgagcgacagcgccgtctGCTGAACATGAGCCAAAGGGAGCAGGAAGCCAAAATCACCTTCGCCACCGCAGAAAAGGAGCAGCTCATGCAGGCTGTCACGACTGCgggggacgaggaggtgcagctgaaAGAGGACCTCGAAGTCCTCGCCacagagcagcaacagctggAGTTACAGAAGATGGAAGCCATAGACCGGCTGCGCAAGACgcaggaagaagaggcgctgcacacgGCAGCCGTCGAGGCGGACCTGCAAAGGCTaacgaaggaaaaggccCTCTGGCAAGAGCGGGCACAGGAACTCgagtcgctgcggcgctcgtgggaggaggatgaaGCTACCTCcgcctgcatcgctgcgctgcgacAAGAGAGCGAAACACTCGCGTTGCTGAAGGTCGAAAAGACGACTGTCGAGGATGAGGTCGCAAAGACGACGGCTGCTATTGAGAAAGTGCGGGCGGTGCAGCCGGGACGACTCGCGTGCGTGGATCCAATTGGTGCCCCCGCGGGTGCGGTGCAGGTTGCTGGATTGGCTAGAACGTTGGCATCCATGCGCGACTCAGCGTTGAGCGAGGGAAACTCCGCCACAGTTGCGACCCACgataccgctgctgctctagAGGAGGAGATCAAGCGGGCTGACTATGAGGCGACACAGGCGGCAGCTCGTCATGGGCGAACCATTGCCGCCTTACAGAGAGAAGTGGACGCGCTTTCCACACGAGCtagcgagctgcagcagctgttcTCCAGCATTGGGGCGTCGTGGCAAGATGTGCTTTCCCGTATGCAAGAACTCCAGCAGTGCAAGGGATCAGGGatttgccgccgctgcctcacaTAG
- the SPL gene encoding sphingosine phosphate lyase, putative (TriTrypDB/GeneDB-style sysID: LpmP.30.2310): MTTISQYLNERLKYCSPTQVIIITLSCGVAVRIAVDCFRDGRLTKRTYQAVWRGIRSLAGPIIRKEVRKAVSGIKMPSKEGEFKVLTLPKESRSEAEVLQLVAQLHKDLDLSYEEGGFSGTVYHGGTSHTAFMNDVMAIFQWSNPLHSDIFGATRKMEAEIVSMVLHMFNGHLLPDAGGAVTSGGTESIMMALKTYRDWGRKTRGIEHPSVVAPITIHPAFDKGAEYFNIDLIKVPVLADTGRVDPKEMEKYIRYDTIAIAASAPNFPHGVVDPIEEIAEIAYKHGIGMHVDCCLGGFIMPFLEKTGRATPVVDFRNRGVTSISCDTHKYGYAPKGTSTVMYRSKELRSFQFCCVAEWPGGMYCSPAVSGSKPGNVIAGTWAAMVRMGEKGYVDCCNKIVLARETMTTELRKLPYIRIIGEPTASVFAFTSSEIDIFRLGDALKLRGWVLNNLQFPSGLQFSVTLLQTPPAVTARFLRDVKEIGATLFAESKKLIAEGKKPIVGESSSTLYGTAQRVPDGTIVKDVLREFLSKYYQA, encoded by the coding sequence ATGACCACTATCTCCCAGTACCTCAACGAGCGACTGAAGTACTGCAGTCCAACGCAAGTTATCATCATCACCCTCAGTTGCggcgtggcggtgcgcaTTGCCGTAGACTGCTTCCGCGATGGCCGCTTAACGAAGCGCACCTACCAGGCGGTGTGGCGTGGCATCCGCTCCCTAGCGGGCCCCATCATCCGTAAGGAGGTCAGGAAAGCGGTAAGTGGGATTAAGATGCCGTCGAAGGAGGGTGAGTTCAAAGTCCTCACGCTGCCGAAGGAGTCTCGCTcggaggcagaggtgctACAGTTGGTCGCCCAGCTTCACAAAGACCTCGATCTCAGCTACGAGGAGGGCGGCTTTAGCGGAACCGTCTACCACGGTGGTACGTCGCACACTGCCTTCATGAACGACGTCATGGCCATCTTCCAGTGGAGCAACCCGCTGCACAGCGACATCTTCGGCGCGACGCGCAAGATGGAGGCGGAGATTGTGTCCATGGTGTTGCATATGTTCAATGGCCATTTGCTTCCggacgccggcggcgcagtgACATCCGGAGGCACGGAGAGCATCATGATGGCCCTCAAGACGTACCGCGACTGGGGACGCAAGACGCGGGGGATCGAACACCCATCTGTGGTGGCACCCATCACAATTCACCCCGCGTTCGACAAGGGCGCGGAGTACTTTAATATTGACCTCATCAAAGTCCCAGTGCTGGCAGACACCGGTCGCGTGGATCCaaaggagatggagaaaTACATCCGATACGACACGATCGCCATCGCAGCGTCGGCACCAAACTTTCCGCATGGCGTGGTCGACCCCATCGAAGAGATTGCGGAGATCGCCTACAAACATGGCATCGGCATGCACGTTGACTGTTGTCTGGGCGGCTTCATCATGCCCTTCCTCGAGAAGACTGGCCGCGCGACGCCCGTTGTGGACTTCCGCAACCGCGGCGTCACATCGATCTCGTGCGACACGCACAAATACGGCTACGCGCCAAAGGGGACGTCGACAGTGATGTACCGCTCGAAGGAACTGCGTAGCTTCCAGTTCTGCTGTGTTGCCGAGTGGCCCGGTGGTATGTACTGCTCACCTGCGGTGAGCGGGTCGAAGCCAGGCAACGTCATTGCCGGCACATGGGCGGCAATGGTACGCATGGGCGAAAAGGGCTACGTAGACTGCTGCAACAAAATCGTCCTGGCACGCGAGACGATGAcgacggagctgcgcaagctgcCTTACATCCGCATTATTGGCGAGCCAACCGCAAGCGTCTTTGCCTTTACGAGCAGTGAGATCGACATATTCCGTCTTGGTGACGCTCTCAAGTTACGTGGCTGGGTGCTCAACAACCTTCAGTTCCCATCCGGTTTGCAGTTTAGTGTGACGCTGTTGCAGACGCCGCCGGCGGTCACAGCTCGCTTCTTGCGCGACGTGAAAGAGATTGGCGCCACTCTCTTTGCCGAGAGCAAGAAGCTCATCGCCGAGGGGAAAAAGCCCATAGTCGGGGAATCGAGCAGCACGCTCTACGGCACAGCGCAACGCGTTCCCGATGGCACGATTGTCAAGGATGTGCTCCGTGAGTTTCTCAGCAAGTACTACCAAGCCTGA